One Mycobacterium kubicae genomic window carries:
- a CDS encoding acyl-CoA dehydrogenase family protein produces the protein MEFALDAQQRDFAASIDAALGAADLPTVVRAWSAGDTAPGRKVWEQLANLGVTALMVSEKYDGLDAHPVDLVVALERLGRWCVPGPVTESIAVAPVLLADDERSAGLATGELIATVALPPQVPRAVDADTAGLVLLTGDNGVSEGQAGDRHESVDPSRHLFDVTPSGDSWNADVARGYEFGALSTAAQLVGAAEALLHTTVDYAKQRAQFGRVIGSYQAIKHKLADVLIAIELARPLVYGAALTLAPRDVSAAKVAAGEAGLLAARSALQTHGAIGFTQEHDLSHWLLRVQALRSAWGTPEEHRRRVLEAL, from the coding sequence GTGGAATTTGCACTCGACGCACAGCAGCGTGACTTCGCCGCGAGCATCGATGCGGCGCTCGGTGCTGCCGACCTGCCGACTGTGGTGCGGGCGTGGTCGGCCGGTGACACCGCACCCGGCCGCAAGGTATGGGAGCAACTGGCCAACCTCGGCGTGACGGCCCTGATGGTCTCGGAGAAGTACGACGGCCTCGACGCTCATCCGGTGGATCTGGTGGTCGCCCTGGAGCGCCTCGGCCGTTGGTGTGTACCTGGACCGGTCACCGAATCCATCGCCGTGGCACCGGTTTTGCTTGCCGACGACGAGCGCAGCGCCGGGTTGGCCACCGGTGAGCTCATCGCCACCGTCGCGCTGCCCCCGCAGGTGCCGCGGGCGGTCGACGCCGACACCGCCGGGCTGGTGCTGCTGACCGGAGACAACGGTGTGTCCGAAGGCCAAGCCGGTGACCGACATGAGTCCGTCGACCCCAGCCGTCACCTCTTCGACGTGACCCCAAGCGGTGATTCCTGGAACGCCGATGTCGCGCGCGGGTACGAATTCGGGGCATTGTCCACCGCGGCGCAATTGGTGGGCGCCGCAGAAGCTCTGCTGCACACGACCGTCGACTATGCCAAACAGCGCGCCCAATTCGGCCGGGTGATCGGCTCCTATCAGGCCATCAAGCACAAGCTCGCCGACGTCCTCATCGCGATCGAATTGGCCCGCCCTCTGGTCTACGGCGCGGCACTGACCTTGGCGCCGCGTGATGTCAGCGCGGCCAAAGTCGCGGCCGGCGAGGCCGGCTTGCTGGCGGCGCGTTCGGCGTTGCAGACCCACGGCGCCATCGGGTTCACTCAGGAACACGACCTGTCGCATTGGCTGTTGCGGGTGCAGGCGTTGCGGTCGGCTTGGGGTACGCCGGAGGAACACCGGCGCCGAGTGCTGGAGGCGTTATGA
- the hsaB gene encoding 3-hydroxy-9,10-secoandrosta-1,3,5(10)-triene-9,17-dione monooxygenase reductase subunit: MPDAPIDPRTFRSVLGQFCTGITIITTVHDDVPIGFACQSFAALSLDPPLVLFCPTKVSRSWQAIEASGRFCVNVLTEKQKHVSARFGSKEPDKFAGIDWHVSDLGSPIIDGSLAYIDCTVASVHDGGDHFVVFGAVQCLSEVPKIKPRPLLFYRGEYTGIEPDKTTPAQWRDDLEAFLTTTTQDTWL, encoded by the coding sequence ATGCCTGACGCGCCGATCGACCCGCGCACGTTCCGTAGTGTGCTGGGCCAGTTCTGCACCGGAATCACGATCATCACCACCGTGCACGACGACGTGCCGATCGGATTCGCGTGCCAGTCGTTTGCGGCGCTGTCACTCGACCCGCCGCTGGTGCTGTTCTGCCCGACGAAGGTGTCGCGGTCCTGGCAGGCCATCGAGGCCAGCGGCCGTTTCTGTGTGAACGTGCTGACCGAAAAGCAGAAACATGTTTCGGCCCGGTTCGGGTCCAAAGAGCCCGACAAATTTGCCGGAATCGATTGGCACGTCTCCGATCTCGGTTCGCCGATCATCGACGGGTCGCTGGCTTATATCGACTGCACGGTGGCCTCGGTGCACGACGGTGGAGACCACTTCGTCGTGTTCGGCGCCGTGCAATGCCTCTCCGAGGTGCCCAAGATCAAGCCGCGGCCGCTGTTGTTCTATCGCGGGGAGTACACCGGCATCGAACCGGACAAGACCACGCCGGCGCAATGGCGTGACGACCTGGAAGCGTTCCTCACCACCACCACCCAGGACACCTGGCTGTAA
- a CDS encoding acyl-CoA dehydrogenase family protein has protein sequence MTVSEEREMLRDTVAALVAKHASPAAVRAAMDSERGYDESLWQLLCEQVGAAALVLPEELGGAGGELADAATVLQELGRALVPSPLLGTTLAELALLAAAEPDAETLGSLAEGGSIGALVIDPDYVINGDVADVVVGVADGQLTRWTRFTAQPVVTMDPTRRLAKLQPEETESLGDDPGIADAAAILLAAEQIGAAERCLDLTVEYAKNRVQFGRPIGSFQALKHRMADLYVTIAAARAVVNDACSEPSPTSAATARLAATEALNIVAAEGIQLHGGIAITWEHDMHLYFKRAHGSAHLLDSPSALLSRLEPQVLPAP, from the coding sequence ATGACGGTGAGCGAAGAACGGGAGATGCTGCGCGACACCGTCGCGGCGCTGGTTGCCAAGCACGCGAGCCCGGCGGCCGTGCGGGCGGCGATGGATTCCGAGCGCGGCTACGACGAGTCCCTGTGGCAGTTGCTGTGCGAACAGGTTGGCGCCGCGGCGCTGGTGTTGCCCGAGGAGTTGGGCGGCGCGGGCGGTGAATTGGCCGATGCGGCAACGGTGTTGCAGGAGTTGGGCCGGGCGCTGGTGCCCTCTCCCCTGCTGGGTACCACGCTGGCCGAGTTGGCGCTGCTTGCCGCAGCGGAGCCGGACGCCGAAACGCTGGGGTCGCTGGCCGAAGGCGGCTCGATCGGGGCTCTGGTCATCGACCCCGACTACGTGATCAACGGGGACGTCGCCGATGTCGTGGTCGGCGTCGCCGACGGTCAGCTCACTAGGTGGACGCGTTTCACTGCCCAACCCGTCGTCACAATGGACCCCACTCGCCGGCTGGCGAAGTTGCAACCCGAGGAGACAGAGTCGCTCGGCGACGACCCCGGCATCGCCGACGCGGCGGCGATCCTGTTGGCGGCCGAGCAGATCGGTGCCGCCGAACGCTGCTTGGACCTGACGGTCGAATACGCCAAGAATCGCGTGCAATTCGGTCGCCCGATCGGCAGCTTCCAGGCACTCAAGCACCGCATGGCCGATCTCTATGTGACGATCGCCGCGGCCCGCGCCGTCGTCAACGACGCGTGTAGCGAACCCTCGCCCACCAGCGCCGCCACCGCACGGCTGGCCGCTACCGAGGCATTGAATATCGTTGCTGCGGAAGGCATTCAGTTGCACGGTGGTATAGCGATCACCTGGGAACACGACATGCACCTGTATTTCAAGCGGGCTCATGGCAGCGCTCACCTACTCGACTCACCCTCGGCTCTGCTCAGCAGACTCGAGCCCCAGGTTCTGCCAGCGCCGTGA
- the hsaC gene encoding iron-dependent extradiol dioxygenase HsaC, whose amino-acid sequence MSIRSLGYLRIEATNMDAWREYGLKVLGMVEGKGNTEGALYLRMDDFPARLVIVPGEHDRLSEAGWECANAEGLQEIRERLDVEGTPYKEATAAELADRRVDEMIRFSDPSGNCLEVFHGAALEHRRVVSRYGHKFVTGEQGLGHVVLSTRDDAESLHFYRDVLGFKLRDSMRLPPQIVGRPADGAPAWLRFFGCNPRHHSLAFMPAPTPSGIVHLMVEVENADDVGLCLDRALRRKVPMSATLGRHVNDLMLSFYMKTPSGFDIEFGCEGRQVEDHDWIARESTAVSLWGHDFSVGFKG is encoded by the coding sequence ATGAGCATCCGGTCGTTGGGCTATCTGCGCATCGAGGCCACCAATATGGACGCGTGGCGTGAATACGGCCTGAAGGTCCTTGGCATGGTCGAGGGCAAAGGCAACACCGAAGGCGCGCTGTATCTGCGGATGGACGACTTCCCGGCTCGGCTGGTGATCGTGCCCGGTGAGCACGACCGGCTGTCCGAGGCCGGCTGGGAATGCGCGAACGCTGAAGGGCTGCAGGAGATCCGGGAACGCCTCGATGTGGAGGGCACGCCGTACAAGGAGGCCACCGCCGCCGAACTGGCTGACCGCCGCGTCGATGAGATGATCCGATTCTCCGACCCGTCGGGCAACTGCCTGGAAGTGTTCCACGGGGCGGCTTTGGAGCACCGTCGCGTGGTCAGTCGGTACGGGCACAAATTCGTCACCGGTGAGCAGGGCCTGGGCCATGTCGTGTTGTCCACCCGCGACGACGCCGAGTCGCTGCACTTCTATCGCGACGTGCTGGGCTTCAAGCTGCGCGACTCGATGCGGTTGCCCCCGCAGATCGTCGGGCGGCCCGCTGACGGGGCGCCGGCCTGGCTGCGGTTCTTCGGTTGCAATCCGCGCCACCACAGCCTGGCGTTCATGCCCGCTCCGACGCCGAGCGGCATTGTGCACCTGATGGTGGAAGTCGAAAACGCCGACGATGTCGGCCTGTGCCTGGACCGGGCGCTGCGCCGCAAGGTGCCGATGTCGGCGACGCTGGGCCGCCACGTCAACGACCTGATGCTGTCCTTCTACATGAAGACACCCAGCGGCTTCGATATCGAATTTGGTTGTGAGGGAAGGCAGGTCGAAGACCACGATTGGATTGCGCGGGAAAGCACCGCGGTCAGTCTGTGGGGTCACGACTTCTCGGTCGGCTTCAAGGGCTGA
- a CDS encoding pyridoxal phosphate-dependent aminotransferase, translating into MTDRVALRAGIPPFYVMDVWLAAAERQRTHGDLVNLSAGQPSVGAPEPVRAAAASALHLNQLGYTVALGIPELRSAIAADYQRQHGIIVEPDAVVVTTGSSGGFLLAFLACFDVGDRVAMASPGYPCYRNILSALGCEVVEIACGPQTRFQPTAQLLAELDPPVQGVIVASPANPTGTVIPPEELAAIASWCDASGVRLISDEVYHGLVYPGAPPTSCAWQTSRSAVIVNSFSKYYAMTGWRLGWLVVPTELRRAVDCLTGNFTICPPVLSQLAAVSAFTPESAAEADANLAHYSVNRALLLDGLRQIGIDRLAPTDGAFYVYADVSDFTDDSLSFCSRLLADTGVAIAPGVDFDTVRGNLFVRLSFAGPRSDIEEALRRVGPWLRRR; encoded by the coding sequence GTGACGGATCGAGTGGCCCTGCGCGCCGGCATCCCACCGTTTTACGTGATGGATGTGTGGCTCGCGGCCGCCGAGCGCCAACGCACCCACGGTGACTTGGTGAACCTTTCGGCGGGCCAGCCCAGTGTGGGCGCCCCGGAGCCGGTCCGCGCCGCAGCGGCCTCAGCGCTGCATCTCAATCAGTTGGGATACACGGTGGCGCTGGGCATTCCGGAGCTGCGGTCGGCTATCGCGGCCGACTACCAACGTCAACACGGCATCATCGTGGAACCGGATGCGGTGGTGGTCACCACCGGTTCGTCCGGAGGTTTCCTACTCGCCTTCTTGGCGTGCTTCGACGTGGGTGATCGGGTGGCGATGGCCAGCCCCGGCTACCCGTGTTATCGAAACATCCTGTCGGCGTTGGGATGCGAAGTCGTGGAGATCGCTTGCGGCCCGCAGACCCGGTTCCAGCCGACCGCACAGCTGCTTGCCGAGCTCGATCCGCCGGTGCAGGGCGTCATCGTCGCGAGCCCGGCCAATCCGACTGGGACGGTGATACCGCCCGAGGAGCTCGCGGCCATCGCCTCCTGGTGTGACGCGTCCGGAGTGCGGCTGATCAGCGACGAGGTCTACCACGGCCTGGTCTACCCGGGCGCGCCGCCAACCAGTTGCGCATGGCAGACGTCGCGTAGCGCGGTGATAGTCAACAGCTTCTCCAAGTACTACGCCATGACGGGGTGGCGCCTGGGCTGGCTGGTGGTGCCGACTGAGCTGCGTCGTGCCGTGGACTGCTTGACCGGCAATTTCACCATCTGCCCACCGGTGCTGTCCCAACTCGCCGCAGTGTCGGCGTTCACCCCCGAATCCGCCGCCGAGGCCGACGCCAACCTGGCGCATTACAGCGTCAACCGCGCACTGCTGCTCGACGGTCTGCGCCAGATCGGCATCGACCGGTTGGCACCGACCGACGGCGCGTTCTACGTCTACGCCGACGTCTCCGATTTCACCGACGACTCGTTGTCGTTTTGCTCGAGATTGCTGGCCGACACCGGCGTTGCCATCGCGCCGGGCGTCGACTTCGACACCGTGCGCGGCAATCTCTTCGTCCGGCTGTCGTTCGCCGGACCGAGAAGCGACATCGAGGAAGCCCTGCGGCGCGTCGGTCCCTGGTTGCGGCGCCGCTAA